In one window of Gossypium arboreum isolate Shixiya-1 chromosome 4, ASM2569848v2, whole genome shotgun sequence DNA:
- the LOC108459426 gene encoding RNA demethylase ALKBH9B-like, with protein sequence MAGYIPGKLTDSAGRTGTIGLLKTLNRDELLEVLSQGFCQHCEALLEERIHQLLNKRGSESGSESGSESTVTSNNTLISNPVTGKQLARTSPPPPAAKYDILLNDGLGGSGSTSSDNGLSEEQKEHIRFSQVVRKKDFVQMEKINGKSMNVLKGLELHTKVFNAEEQKKIVECVYNLQRMGQKGQLRDRTYSEPRKWMRGKGRVTIQFGCCYNYAVDKNGNPPGILREEEVDPLPPLFKQMIKRMVRWHVLPTMCVPNSCIVNIYDEGDCIPPHIDHHDFLRPFCTVSFLTQCNILFGSSLKIVSPGEFSGPVSIPLPVGSVLILNGNGADIAKHCVPAVPGKRISITFRRMDESKLPYKFLPDPELSRIKPFIVSPSSAPQGHHQKPVINSSFVKAIVQQNQHRNDQVIKDKPDREATKTTKNDSFLCGNDDFPPLGKASKGASRR encoded by the exons ATCTCAGGGTTTTTGTCAACACTGCGAGGCTCTTTTAGAGGAACGAATTCATCAGCTCTTGAACA AAAGAGGTAGCGAATCAGGTAGCGAATCAGGTAGCGAATCAACTGTGACCTCAAATAATACCCTAATATCAAATCCGGTGACCGGAAAACAACTAGCTCGTACATCGCCGCCCCCACCGGCGGCGAAATACGATATATTGCTTAATGATGGACTTGGTGGAAGTGGAAGTACATCCTCAGACAATGGATTGTCTGAAGAACAAAAGGAACATATTAGATTCTCCCAAGTTGTAAGAAAAAAGGATTTCGTTCAAATGGAGAAGATCAACGGTAAATCGATGAATGTTCTTAAAGGACTCGAGCTCCATACGAAGGTCTTCAATGCCGAAGAACAGAAAAAGATCGTCGAATGCGTATATAATCTTCAACGTATGGGCCAAAAAGGGCAACTTAGAG ATCGTACATATTCAGAACCGAGGAAATGGATGCGTGGTAAAGGTCGTGTTACGATACAATTTGGTTGTTGTTATAACTATGCAGTG GATAAAAACGGGAACCCACCAGGGATCCTTAGAGAAGAAGAAGTTGATCCTTTACCCCCATTGTTTAAGCAAATGATCAAAAGGATGGTCAGATGGCATGTTTTGCCTACTATGTGTGTTCCGAATAGTTGTATCGTGAACATTTACGATGAAGGGGATTGTATTCCTCCACATATTGATCACCATGACTTTCTAAGGCCATTTTGCACCGTGTCGTTTTTGACTCAATGCAATATTCTCTTCGGTTCGAGTTTGAAGATTGTGAGTCCGGGAGAGTTTTCAGGACCTGTATCGATACCTTTGCCTGTAGG ATCTGTGCTTATTCTAAACGGTAACGGAGCCGACATTGCTAAGCATTGTGTCCCAGCTGTTCCAGGGAAAAG GATATCCATTACATTCCGGAGAATGGACGAAAGCAAACTTCCGTACAAATTTTTGCCGGATCCGGAATTATCGAGAATTAAACCATTCATCGTCTCTCCTTCTTCAGCTCCGCAAGGCCATCATCAAAAGCCGGTTATAAATTCTTCTTTTGTTAAGGCAATCGTTCAACAAAACCAACATCGAAATGATCAAGTAATCAAGGATAAACCCGATCGAGAAGCTACTAAAACAACGAAGAATGATTCGTTTCTATGTGGAAACGACGATTTTCCTCCCCTCGGTAAAGCAAGCAAAGGCGCATCGAGGCGATGA